TTCGCTCATAAATATTCTTTTACTAAATAAAAACGTATAAAATTAATAATTATTAGTAGAGCACAAAGATTTTATTTGAAATTCATTAGGATACTTTTTAGCTGCTGTTGTAAGTGCGCTTTGGAAGACTTGTTGTGGGTGAGTCTAATTAAAATGATGTTTAGGTCGGTTTACTTGCTTTTGACTGCTGTTTTCTATGCTGGGATGATTAATTATACCATTTTCTTTAATGTTATCAAGACTTTCAAATACAGAGTTGTTACTAATAAATTCAGGTACTATGGTCTTAATTTTAGAAACTGTTAAAGGTCCGTTTTCCGGTAGGTTGGTAGCAAACAAATCTTTTATACGAGTTCTTATAAAATCCTTATTAGGTTCAACAACATTAGCAATCATTATCTTTTTATTATGTGTTGGTTTGGTATTTTCACCAGATCCTAATAGTTCCTCGTAAATTTTTTCTCCCGGACGTAAACCGGTTAGTTCAATGTCTATATCATCAGGATATTGTAAGCCCGAAAGTTGAATCATTTTCTTTGCGAGCTCAAATATTTTCATTGGCTGACCCATATCAAATACGTAAATTTCACCTCCATTTCCCATTGCTCCGGCTTCTAATACCAATTCACAAGCTTCTTCAATAGTCATAAAGTAACGTGTAATCTCTTTGTGAGTAACGGTTAATGGACCATTTTCTTCTATTTGTTTTCTAAAAAGAGGAATTACAGAACCGTTAGAGCCTAAGACATTACCAAAACGAGTGGTGATGAATTTTGTTGTATTATTATCCTTTAGGGAGCTTACATACATTTCTGATAAACGTTTAGTTGCACCCATAACATTTGTTGGATTTACTGCTTTATCGGTACTTACCATAACAAACTTCTTTACCTTATGATTGATAGATAAATTAGCTAAGGTATAAGTTCCGAAAACATTGGTGGCAACGGCTTCATAAGGAACGTCTTCCATCAGGGGTACATGCTTGTATGCTGCCGCATGAAAAACCAAGTCAGGTTTAAACTCGTCAAAAATTTGATGAATTCGTAAGGAGTCTCGAATATCTGCAACTTCAACACGAAACCTTGATTTACCCTTACGTATTAACTCTTGTTGAATATCATACAAAGGAGATTCTGCAATATCCAGTAAAATAAGATTTTTATATTTATATTTTGTAACTTGTCTGGCAAGTTCACTTCCAATAGATCCTGCCGCTCCTGTAATAAGAATAGTATTTCCTTTTATTTCTTTCTGAACAATTTGATTATTAAGTTTAATAGGCTCTCTACCCAAGAGATCTTCAATCCTGATATTCTTTATTTGGCTGAGTTTTAAATCACCGTCAACCCACTGTTTTATGGGAGGGATGATTTTTACTTTAAGTTTCAAAGACAGTAAATTCTCTGCAATTTCATTTAGCCGTTTCTTATCAATAACTTGAATAGAAATAATTACTTCGGTAATTTTATGCAGTCTAATAAATTGTTCATCTATATCACTTGGTAAATATACTCTTGCACGATTAATCCGTTTTCCTATAATTCCTATATTATCATCGATAAATCCTACAACATTTACTGCTGATTCAATATTATTTTGTAGCATCATATAGGTTGTTAAACCCGATTCTCCTGCTCCATATATTAAAATATTTGTTTTTGTAGTTTCAATTCCTTTTAAGTGGTGAAAAAGTGTTTTGTATCCAAATCTGCTGAAGACTAATGCGATAACATTAAGCAGATAATGGATTATTATAACCGATATGGGTATGGAATATAAAGGGAAAATATTAAACAAACGAAATCCGAGAACTAATGACAGATTAAGTATTACTAAGACACTAATGCCATATATAACATTTATGGCATCTTTAAATCCCGTATGTCTTATTACGCCTTTAAACGAACCGACTAACAAAAAACTAACCGATGCCGTTATAAGCGAAAGAAATAAACTTAAATAAAAGGAATTATCAACGAATGACAAATGAAATTGGAATCGTATTAAATAAGCTAAAATTAAGTTGATAGTAATTAAAAATAAATCAACACCAAATACAAGCCATTGAGAAGCGTATCTGTTAGAATTCCTAAATAAAAAATAGTGTACAATCTTCATCTCGGTTAAATTATTTGGAAAATGCATTCAACGCAAATAGTAAAACGTTGATTTGTTTATGAATGTGATATACTGAAAGTTTAAATTTATCACATACAAATATAATATATTTTTGGTGATGTTTTTATTAATCCCAATTAAATGAGTGAGTGTCTGTGTTTATTTATCAAACGGATAGATTCTTCCGATGAACGAATCGCTTATATCTGTTATAATCATTATGTAAAAAAAATAATGAGTTTAAGTCATAAACAGTTCTTTTCACTATATTTGCTCAAAATATTCTAAGGATATATCTTTTCGAAGATATCATTTGACCATATAAATTTTAAACCACATAGGCTATGGACACTGAAAAACGCAATGACGAAATTGATTTAATTGAAGTTACACAAAAAGCAGGAAAAGCTTTGGAGAAAGCAACCGTAGGGCTTTTTCAACTTATAGGTTCAATGTTTGTTTATTTATTTAAATTTACCATCAAAGCCTTACATTTTTCTATTCGTTATTCTTATATCATTTTTGGATTAGCTATCTTAGGTTTTTTTTCCGGATTGTATATTGCAAAAACTACTGCACCTTACTATAGGACATCAGCTACTATTCAATCTAATACAATTCCTAATGCTAATCTGATTAATTATATTAATCGCATTCACGAATTGTTAGCAAATAATGATAGTATTAGCTTAGCTGCCCAGTTAAATATGGATGTTAGCGATGCTGCTCAAATATATGATCTACAGGCATTTTGGTTGATTGATATAAATAAGGATGGAATAGCGGATGAAGTTGATTATCAGAATGAGTTTATGCCGGATACAGTATCGAATGCTGTTCGTATAACAGATCGTTTTCATGTTCAACTGCTTACATACGATCCTACTATTTTAAACCAAGTACAGCAAAGTTTAGAAGATTATTTGCTTACTTATCCTCGTTTACAACAAATTTCTGATGTGAAAAAGCGTAATTTGGAAAAAGAAATTAGTCGAATTGATACCGAAATTAGTATATTGGATAGCTTAAAAACATACGAATATTTTGTTAAAGAAAAAGAACTTAGAGAATATGATAAGTCTACTGTAAAATTAGGACAACTCTTACTCGCAAGTCCTGAACAAGCTATACAACCAACTCGTTTATTACATGAAAATATTCTAAAACTTTATAATGATAATCTCGCTAATTATCGGGCTTTAGAACTGGAAACAGAGCCTTTTATATTTCTTTCTAAATTTGTTGAAGTTACAAATCCTGTAAATGTAAATAAAGAAGAGCATACTTCTGTTAAATTCGGAATCTTA
This region of Bacteroidales bacterium genomic DNA includes:
- a CDS encoding polysaccharide biosynthesis protein, which produces MKIVHYFLFRNSNRYASQWLVFGVDLFLITINLILAYLIRFQFHLSFVDNSFYLSLFLSLITASVSFLLVGSFKGVIRHTGFKDAINVIYGISVLVILNLSLVLGFRLFNIFPLYSIPISVIIIHYLLNVIALVFSRFGYKTLFHHLKGIETTKTNILIYGAGESGLTTYMMLQNNIESAVNVVGFIDDNIGIIGKRINRARVYLPSDIDEQFIRLHKITEVIISIQVIDKKRLNEIAENLLSLKLKVKIIPPIKQWVDGDLKLSQIKNIRIEDLLGREPIKLNNQIVQKEIKGNTILITGAAGSIGSELARQVTKYKYKNLILLDIAESPLYDIQQELIRKGKSRFRVEVADIRDSLRIHQIFDEFKPDLVFHAAAYKHVPLMEDVPYEAVATNVFGTYTLANLSINHKVKKFVMVSTDKAVNPTNVMGATKRLSEMYVSSLKDNNTTKFITTRFGNVLGSNGSVIPLFRKQIEENGPLTVTHKEITRYFMTIEEACELVLEAGAMGNGGEIYVFDMGQPMKIFELAKKMIQLSGLQYPDDIDIELTGLRPGEKIYEELLGSGENTKPTHNKKIMIANVVEPNKDFIRTRIKDLFATNLPENGPLTVSKIKTIVPEFISNNSVFESLDNIKENGIINHPSIENSSQKQVNRPKHHFN